The following proteins are encoded in a genomic region of Nocardioides renjunii:
- a CDS encoding endonuclease/exonuclease/phosphatase family protein: MTSARPDGPRAGGAGRALVTAVLVVVVLAATAVAAALAAARVLSPGVRRGIELVALTPAGLPAAVVAVVGALLLLWRRPALGRPLLVLALGLGALYAWWLAPLFVGDVPAADPAGARLVVMTQNLETGDAGAVASLVEQQSVDVLVVTDAPGGQVQGVVAAGIGDALPHSTLDDGSGTSSGTSSGTSSGSVVWSRHPIRSDTLVSDGGDSRVVVLDVPGPDDVAVVALHPTPPYQDGGARWRADWTQVLDHLRETYGDTVTGRVVVVGDLNATLDHEPVRALSDMGLRDVAEQLNAGLAATWPANGRLSRMGVAVPPLFALDHVLTTRGLVPTDHLLTGAAGSDHRGVVTTLAPAPR, translated from the coding sequence GTGACGAGCGCCCGACCGGACGGACCGCGCGCGGGGGGCGCGGGCCGCGCCCTCGTCACCGCCGTCCTCGTCGTCGTGGTGCTCGCGGCGACGGCCGTCGCAGCGGCCCTCGCCGCGGCGCGGGTGCTGTCGCCCGGCGTCCGGCGCGGCATCGAGCTCGTGGCCCTCACCCCCGCCGGGCTTCCTGCCGCCGTCGTCGCGGTCGTCGGCGCCCTCCTGCTCCTGTGGCGCCGACCGGCGCTGGGCCGGCCGTTGCTGGTGCTGGCGCTGGGCCTCGGCGCCCTCTACGCCTGGTGGCTGGCCCCCCTGTTCGTCGGCGACGTGCCCGCTGCCGACCCGGCGGGCGCCCGGCTCGTCGTCATGACGCAGAACCTCGAGACCGGCGACGCGGGCGCGGTCGCCTCCCTCGTCGAGCAGCAGTCGGTGGACGTGCTCGTGGTGACCGACGCCCCGGGCGGCCAGGTCCAGGGCGTCGTGGCCGCCGGGATCGGCGACGCGCTGCCCCACTCCACGCTCGACGACGGCTCCGGCACCAGCTCCGGCACCAGCTCCGGCACCAGCTCCGGGTCGGTCGTGTGGAGCCGCCATCCGATCAGGTCCGACACCCTCGTCTCCGACGGCGGCGACTCACGGGTCGTGGTGCTCGACGTGCCCGGTCCGGACGACGTGGCCGTGGTCGCGCTGCACCCGACGCCGCCCTACCAGGACGGAGGCGCACGCTGGCGGGCCGACTGGACGCAGGTGCTCGACCACCTCCGGGAGACCTACGGCGACACCGTGACGGGACGCGTCGTCGTGGTCGGCGACCTCAACGCCACCCTCGACCACGAGCCCGTGCGGGCGCTGTCCGACATGGGCCTGCGCGACGTGGCCGAGCAGCTCAACGCGGGGCTGGCCGCCACGTGGCCGGCCAACGGCCGCCTGTCGCGGATGGGCGTGGCCGTCCCCCCGCTCTTCGCGCTCGACCACGTGCTCACCACCCGGGGCCTGGTGCCCACAGACCACCTCCTCACGGGGGCCGCGGGCAGCGACCACCGTGGGGTGGTCACCACCCTCGCACCTGCCCCACGCTGA
- a CDS encoding DUF4082 domain-containing protein, whose product MPLAVLAAALGAITVTTGPSPAAPDAERRAATEVGLFAGGAPRAQVVVRRGPAREVGMRFTAKVAGSAVGLRYYKPMRWRSATPRTATLWTGRGEQLARARVRPVTGTGWRKVTFDAPVTLSAGRRYVVSVHTRGKGIHAASSGAFRTPKANAHLRAPADRNGLTTAAGGAGFPDREAARDTNYWVDVRFVPAGDTQDPTTTPTPTPTTVPTSWPGPDNTGVPAGTNLTPYNGPCTITSPRTISAVDATGSCDALLIHTTGVVIEKSLVPRIQSIYQDGGSSVTVTDSDVRGGDTSTGALWGYNITARRVDVTGGQHSFHCNENCEVTESWLHDQHNPDGGSYHNNAFISNGGSNMVIRGNTLHCTAVLNRTDGGCTANVSLFGDFGPIDNVTVDGNFLRANSSSISYCAYGGASTSKPYQATNVRFTNNVFERGTNRKCGVYGPITSFDRRAAGNVWSGNVWDAGGAVNPA is encoded by the coding sequence GTGCCGCTCGCGGTGCTGGCGGCGGCTCTCGGCGCCATCACGGTGACGACCGGCCCGTCGCCTGCAGCACCCGACGCCGAGCGGCGGGCCGCCACCGAGGTGGGCCTCTTCGCGGGGGGTGCGCCTCGGGCGCAGGTCGTGGTGCGGCGCGGACCCGCCCGTGAGGTCGGCATGCGGTTCACCGCGAAGGTCGCCGGCTCCGCCGTGGGGCTGCGCTACTACAAGCCCATGCGGTGGCGCTCCGCGACGCCCCGCACCGCGACGCTGTGGACCGGGCGCGGTGAGCAGCTCGCGCGCGCCCGGGTGCGTCCGGTGACGGGCACGGGCTGGCGCAAGGTCACCTTCGACGCCCCGGTCACGCTGAGCGCCGGACGCCGCTACGTGGTGTCGGTGCACACGCGCGGCAAGGGCATCCACGCCGCCAGCTCCGGCGCCTTCCGCACGCCGAAGGCCAACGCGCACCTCCGCGCGCCCGCCGACCGCAACGGCCTGACGACCGCGGCCGGCGGCGCCGGGTTCCCCGACCGTGAGGCCGCTCGCGACACCAACTACTGGGTCGACGTCCGCTTCGTCCCGGCCGGCGACACCCAGGACCCGACCACCACCCCGACGCCGACCCCGACGACCGTGCCGACCTCCTGGCCGGGACCGGACAACACGGGCGTCCCCGCGGGCACGAACCTCACCCCCTACAACGGCCCGTGCACCATCACCTCGCCGCGCACCATCTCGGCCGTCGACGCCACCGGCTCGTGCGACGCGCTGCTCATCCACACCACAGGCGTCGTCATCGAGAAGTCGCTCGTGCCGCGCATCCAGTCGATCTACCAGGACGGCGGCAGCTCGGTGACCGTCACCGACTCCGACGTCCGCGGCGGCGACACCTCGACCGGCGCGCTCTGGGGCTACAACATCACCGCGAGGCGCGTCGACGTCACCGGCGGCCAGCACAGCTTCCACTGCAACGAGAACTGCGAGGTCACGGAGTCCTGGCTCCACGACCAGCACAACCCGGACGGCGGGAGCTACCACAACAACGCCTTCATCTCGAACGGCGGCTCCAACATGGTGATCCGCGGCAACACGCTCCACTGCACCGCGGTGCTCAACCGCACCGACGGCGGGTGCACGGCCAACGTGTCGCTGTTCGGGGACTTCGGCCCGATCGACAACGTCACGGTCGACGGCAACTTCCTGCGCGCCAACAGCTCGTCGATCTCCTACTGCGCCTACGGCGGGGCCTCGACGTCCAAGCCCTACCAGGCCACCAACGTGCGGTTCACCAACAACGTCTTCGAGCGCGGGACCAACCGCAAGTGCGGGGTGTACGGACCGATCACGTCGTTCGACCGCCGAGCAGCCGGCAACGTCTGGTCGGGCAACGTCTGGGATGCCGGAGGCGCGGTGAACCCCGCCTAG
- a CDS encoding polysaccharide deacetylase family protein has product MRVVNVCFHGIGAPGRVLEPGEETYWTGRDTFLGILDRVAGRDDVRLSFDDGNASDAAIALPALQERGLTATFFVVAGRLDQPGSLSREDVRRLHGAGMTIGNHGMTHRPWRGLDPGRQQEELVAARQALSEVTGHAVRDAACPLGRYDRHVLGALRRLGYRSAHTSDRRWARTESWIQPRYSIHAGDTPESVEREVLRRPAAPVRAKGAAVGAVKRLR; this is encoded by the coding sequence ATGCGCGTCGTCAACGTCTGCTTCCACGGCATCGGGGCTCCCGGCCGGGTCCTCGAGCCCGGTGAGGAGACCTACTGGACCGGTCGCGACACCTTCCTCGGCATCCTCGACCGGGTCGCGGGCCGCGACGACGTACGGCTCAGCTTCGACGACGGCAACGCCTCCGACGCCGCGATCGCCCTCCCGGCGCTGCAGGAGCGCGGGCTGACGGCCACCTTCTTCGTCGTCGCGGGCCGGCTCGACCAGCCCGGCAGCCTGTCGCGCGAGGACGTCCGCCGCCTGCACGGCGCCGGGATGACGATCGGCAACCACGGCATGACGCACCGACCCTGGCGCGGCCTCGACCCGGGGCGGCAGCAGGAGGAGCTGGTCGCCGCCCGGCAGGCCCTCTCAGAGGTGACGGGCCACGCCGTCCGTGACGCCGCCTGCCCCCTCGGGCGCTACGACCGCCACGTGCTGGGAGCGCTGCGACGGCTCGGCTACCGCTCGGCGCACACCAGCGACCGGCGCTGGGCCCGGACCGAGAGCTGGATCCAGCCCCGCTACAGCATCCACGCCGGCGACACCCCGGAGTCCGTGGAGCGCGAGGTGCTGCGCCGCCCGGCCGCACCCGTGCGCGCCAAGGGGGCCGCCGTCGGGGCGGTCAAGCGCCTGCGCTGA
- a CDS encoding glycosyltransferase family 2 protein → MTSGAPVTVAVVTWNSAAVLPGLVASLRAGAGDVPHHLVVVDNASSDDTVALVRALSPEATVVQTGRNAGYAAAVNAAVAATPEAPAVLVLNPDVRLAPGCLPLLVAALDRPGTGIAVPRLVDGDGELVLSMRRRPTLLRAYADALVGASRAGRWPALGEVVSDPALYADDARPDWAEGSTQLVSRACLDASGAWDESFFLYSEETDFHLRAGDRGFGVQYVAAASATHLEGDSGTSPRLWALLTANRLRFFARRSSRPAAALYWLALVLRESTRAVRGDAIARAAVGVLVRPALLRAPRGPAWLDRVGARSAGAPRSAPRRSVVPALRQSVDGLRDRRRSSQ, encoded by the coding sequence ATGACGTCCGGCGCGCCCGTCACGGTGGCCGTGGTGACCTGGAACAGCGCCGCGGTGCTGCCCGGGCTCGTGGCGTCGCTGCGCGCGGGTGCGGGCGACGTGCCCCACCACCTCGTGGTCGTGGACAACGCCTCCAGCGACGACACCGTCGCCCTGGTGCGCGCCCTGTCCCCCGAGGCGACGGTCGTGCAGACCGGTCGCAACGCCGGCTACGCCGCTGCCGTCAACGCCGCGGTCGCCGCGACACCCGAGGCGCCGGCGGTGCTGGTGCTGAACCCGGACGTCCGGCTGGCGCCCGGCTGCCTCCCGCTGCTGGTGGCGGCGCTGGACCGGCCCGGGACCGGCATCGCCGTCCCGCGCCTCGTCGACGGCGACGGGGAGCTGGTCCTGTCGATGCGACGGCGACCGACCCTGCTGCGGGCGTACGCCGACGCACTGGTCGGCGCCTCCCGTGCGGGTCGGTGGCCGGCCCTGGGCGAGGTGGTGAGCGACCCGGCCCTCTACGCCGACGACGCCCGGCCGGACTGGGCCGAGGGCTCGACCCAGCTCGTGAGCCGGGCCTGCCTGGACGCCAGCGGCGCGTGGGACGAGTCGTTCTTCCTCTATTCGGAGGAGACGGACTTCCACCTCCGGGCCGGTGACCGCGGGTTCGGCGTGCAGTACGTCGCCGCCGCCTCGGCGACGCACCTCGAGGGGGACTCCGGCACGTCGCCCCGGCTGTGGGCGCTGCTGACGGCCAACCGGCTGCGGTTCTTCGCCCGGCGCTCCTCGCGCCCCGCGGCGGCGCTCTACTGGCTCGCGCTCGTCCTGCGGGAGTCGACGCGGGCCGTGAGGGGCGACGCCATCGCCCGGGCGGCGGTGGGCGTGCTCGTCCGGCCGGCGCTGCTGCGGGCACCGCGCGGACCCGCCTGGCTGGACCGGGTGGGGGCCCGGTCGGCGGGCGCCCCGAGGAGCGCACCGCGACGGTCGGTCGTGCCTGCCCTGCGTCAGTCCGTCGACGGCTTGCGCGACCGGCGCCGCTCCAGCCAGTAG
- a CDS encoding FeoA family protein — translation MTTRDLLGAALRRWYVMVAGAVLSLGFVYVTTHQPPVYWTQLNVLLLGPKNPEFPNYLEDPRYTLYPMVGVVVDDVNGGEAAMATASTDTNMVGQGLTDGVQVRVPNLGTQWRRDLTANHLDVQVAASTPDEVSRRADATVQRVAAALRERQDELGIVPGMRVTSVAATDDPTIYQVGGSRLRSAAASGMSGAAMTVVLVYWLERRRSRKPSTD, via the coding sequence ATGACGACGAGGGACCTGCTCGGCGCGGCACTGCGCCGCTGGTACGTCATGGTCGCCGGCGCGGTGCTGAGCCTCGGCTTCGTCTACGTCACCACCCACCAGCCGCCGGTCTACTGGACCCAGCTCAACGTCCTGCTCCTGGGGCCGAAGAACCCTGAGTTCCCCAACTACCTCGAGGACCCGCGCTACACCCTCTACCCGATGGTCGGCGTCGTGGTCGACGACGTCAACGGCGGCGAGGCGGCGATGGCGACCGCCTCGACGGACACCAACATGGTCGGGCAGGGCCTGACCGACGGGGTGCAGGTCCGGGTGCCCAACCTCGGCACGCAGTGGCGGCGCGACCTCACCGCCAACCACCTCGACGTCCAGGTGGCGGCCTCGACGCCGGACGAGGTGTCCCGGCGTGCCGACGCGACCGTCCAGCGGGTTGCCGCGGCGCTGCGCGAGCGGCAGGACGAGCTCGGCATCGTGCCGGGGATGCGGGTCACGTCGGTGGCCGCGACGGACGACCCGACGATCTACCAGGTGGGCGGGAGCCGGCTCCGGTCCGCCGCGGCGTCCGGGATGAGCGGCGCCGCGATGACCGTCGTGCTCGTCTACTGGCTGGAGCGGCGCCGGTCGCGCAAGCCGTCGACGGACTGA
- a CDS encoding acyl carrier protein, producing the protein MTTGPTHPTDLTEPTDLTDPTDAGSSTMTADTLATTTSPDTTLAGVVEVLARTLGIEDRAGSLARETGLFGELPELDSLGVVELAAALEDRFDIEIDDEDFTGEVFETIGTLTDFVASRTS; encoded by the coding sequence GTGACCACCGGACCGACCCACCCGACCGACCTCACCGAACCGACCGACCTCACCGACCCGACCGACGCAGGGAGCTCCACCATGACCGCCGACACGCTCGCCACGACCACCTCGCCCGACACGACCCTCGCCGGGGTCGTCGAGGTGCTCGCGCGCACCCTCGGCATCGAGGACCGCGCCGGCTCGCTCGCCCGCGAGACCGGGCTCTTCGGCGAGCTCCCGGAGCTCGACTCGCTCGGCGTGGTCGAGCTCGCGGCCGCCCTCGAGGACCGGTTCGACATCGAGATCGACGACGAGGACTTCACCGGAGAGGTGTTCGAGACGATCGGCACCCTCACCGACTTCGTCGCGTCGCGGACCTCCTGA
- a CDS encoding pyridoxal-dependent decarboxylase, exosortase A system-associated: MRTEEHLAAFGRDGAALEVAGIPLERLAARVGSTPFFAYDRAAITTRVAEVRAALPDRVGLGYAVKANPMPAVVQHLSRLVDSLDVASAGELAIALDTGHDPARISFAGPGKTDAELRRAVAAGAVVEIESRTELQRLVRTGKELAVRPQAAVRVNPPFAVKGSGMRMGGGPQQFGVDAEMVPSLLGEVSPGDVDVLGFHVFAGSQNLRADILVEAQARTVDLVLELATHLRDEVRYVNLGGGFGIPYFEKDERLDLALVGQRLGELLDERLVEDLPHAAVSLELGRYLVGEAGVYVTQVVDVKESRGQAYAVVDGGMHHQLAASGNFGQVIRRNYPMALGNRLGDPDTGPVTVVGCLCTPLDLLGDSVELPRPDVGDLVVVFQAGAYGLTASPTAFLGHPAPAEVLL; encoded by the coding sequence ATGAGGACCGAGGAGCACCTGGCCGCCTTCGGCCGCGACGGTGCCGCACTGGAGGTCGCGGGCATCCCGCTCGAGCGGCTCGCGGCCCGCGTCGGGTCCACGCCGTTCTTCGCCTACGACCGGGCGGCGATCACCACGCGGGTCGCCGAGGTGCGCGCGGCGCTGCCCGACCGGGTCGGGCTCGGCTACGCCGTCAAGGCCAACCCGATGCCGGCCGTGGTGCAGCACCTGTCGCGTCTCGTCGACTCGCTCGACGTCGCGTCGGCGGGCGAGCTCGCGATCGCGCTCGACACCGGGCACGACCCGGCCCGGATCAGCTTCGCCGGTCCCGGCAAGACCGACGCCGAGCTGCGCCGGGCGGTCGCCGCCGGTGCGGTGGTCGAGATCGAGTCGCGCACCGAGCTCCAGCGCCTGGTGCGCACCGGCAAGGAGCTCGCGGTGCGCCCGCAGGCCGCCGTCCGGGTCAACCCGCCGTTCGCGGTCAAGGGCTCGGGGATGCGGATGGGCGGCGGACCGCAGCAGTTCGGCGTCGACGCCGAGATGGTGCCCTCGCTGCTCGGCGAGGTGTCGCCCGGCGACGTCGACGTCCTCGGCTTCCACGTCTTCGCCGGCTCGCAGAACCTCCGCGCCGACATCCTGGTCGAGGCACAGGCCCGCACCGTCGACCTCGTCCTCGAGCTGGCCACGCACCTGCGCGACGAGGTGCGCTACGTCAACCTCGGCGGCGGCTTCGGCATCCCCTACTTCGAGAAGGACGAGCGTCTCGACCTCGCCCTGGTCGGGCAGCGCCTCGGCGAGCTGCTCGACGAGCGCCTGGTCGAGGACCTCCCGCACGCGGCCGTCTCGCTGGAGCTCGGTCGTTACCTCGTGGGCGAGGCCGGCGTCTACGTGACGCAGGTGGTGGACGTGAAGGAGTCCCGCGGCCAGGCCTACGCCGTGGTCGACGGCGGCATGCACCACCAGCTCGCCGCGTCCGGCAACTTCGGCCAGGTCATCCGCCGCAACTACCCGATGGCCCTGGGCAACCGCCTCGGCGACCCCGACACCGGTCCCGTGACCGTCGTCGGGTGCCTGTGCACCCCGCTCGACCTGCTCGGCGACTCCGTCGAGCTGCCCCGCCCGGACGTCGGCGACCTCGTCGTGGTGTTCCAGGCGGGCGCCTACGGCCTCACCGCCAGCCCGACGGCCTTCCTCGGCCACCCGGCGCCCGCGGAGGTCCTGCTGTGA
- a CDS encoding acyl-CoA ligase (AMP-forming), exosortase A system-associated yields MGARTMTGTTSRTRLHHLVQEQAALRGGRTALSHGDTSLTYAELWDRVAHLGAALGSLGLARGDRVAVFLDKRPETVAAIFGTSVADGVFVPVNPVLRSAQVSYILADCDVRVLVTTRQRWEGLREAVKECAALGHVVLVDAEPGQAMAAQALATQDLAVHALASFPQPAADDRTESTVDLDMAAILYTSGSTGRPKGVVLSHRNMLVGAESVSDYLANTEDDVILSALPLSFDAGLSQLTTAFAVGAHVVLLNYLLPRDVPRLCARFGVTGITCVPPLWLQLVTVDWPPEATASMRYLANTGGRMPRATLDRLRDIFPAASPFLMYGLTEAFRSTYLDPAQVDARPDSIGKAIPNAEILVVQPDGTPCAPGEEGELVHRGPLVAMGYWGDAERTAERFRPVPGPATDWRAPELAVWSGDRVVADEEGFLYFVGRTDDMIKTSGYRASPTEIEEVVYDTGLVTDAVALGLPDPALGHRVVLVVSPYGDTVDTAELLAILRRTLPLYLVPTEVVVRHELPRGPNGKFDRVLLRQQLESTGAAADTHDSSESHA; encoded by the coding sequence ATGGGGGCACGGACGATGACCGGCACGACGAGCAGGACCAGGCTGCACCACCTGGTGCAGGAGCAGGCCGCGCTGCGCGGCGGCCGTACGGCGCTGAGCCACGGCGACACGTCGTTGACCTACGCGGAGCTGTGGGACCGCGTCGCCCACCTCGGCGCCGCGCTGGGCTCGCTCGGGCTGGCCCGTGGCGACCGGGTGGCGGTGTTCCTCGACAAGCGGCCGGAGACGGTCGCCGCGATCTTCGGCACCTCGGTGGCGGACGGGGTCTTCGTGCCGGTCAACCCGGTGCTCAGGTCGGCCCAGGTCTCCTACATCCTCGCCGACTGCGACGTGCGGGTGCTCGTCACGACCCGGCAGCGGTGGGAGGGGCTGCGCGAGGCCGTCAAGGAGTGCGCGGCGCTCGGGCACGTGGTGCTGGTGGACGCCGAGCCGGGACAGGCCATGGCGGCGCAGGCCCTCGCGACGCAGGACCTCGCGGTCCACGCCCTGGCGTCCTTTCCGCAGCCGGCGGCGGACGACCGGACGGAGTCGACCGTCGACCTCGACATGGCGGCCATCCTCTACACCTCGGGCAGCACCGGGCGGCCCAAGGGCGTCGTGCTGAGCCACCGCAACATGCTGGTGGGCGCGGAGAGCGTCAGCGACTACCTCGCCAACACCGAGGACGACGTCATCCTGTCCGCGCTGCCGCTGAGCTTCGACGCCGGCCTGAGCCAGCTCACCACCGCGTTCGCCGTGGGCGCGCACGTCGTGCTGCTCAACTACCTGCTGCCGCGCGACGTCCCCCGGCTGTGCGCCCGCTTCGGGGTCACTGGGATCACCTGCGTGCCGCCGCTGTGGCTACAGCTGGTGACGGTGGACTGGCCGCCGGAGGCCACCGCCTCGATGCGCTACCTCGCCAACACCGGCGGGCGGATGCCCCGCGCGACCCTCGACCGGTTGCGCGACATCTTCCCCGCGGCGAGCCCGTTCCTGATGTACGGCCTCACCGAGGCGTTCCGCTCGACCTACCTCGACCCCGCGCAGGTCGACGCGCGGCCGGACTCGATCGGCAAGGCCATCCCCAACGCGGAGATCCTGGTCGTGCAGCCCGACGGCACGCCCTGCGCGCCGGGCGAGGAGGGCGAGCTGGTGCACCGTGGCCCCCTGGTGGCCATGGGCTACTGGGGCGACGCCGAGCGGACCGCCGAGCGGTTCCGGCCCGTGCCCGGTCCGGCCACCGACTGGCGTGCGCCCGAGCTGGCCGTCTGGTCCGGTGACCGCGTGGTCGCCGACGAGGAGGGCTTCCTCTACTTCGTGGGGCGCACCGACGACATGATCAAGACCAGCGGCTACCGCGCCAGCCCGACCGAGATCGAGGAGGTCGTCTACGACACCGGCCTCGTGACCGACGCCGTCGCGCTCGGCCTCCCGGACCCCGCGCTGGGGCACCGGGTCGTCCTGGTCGTGAGCCCCTACGGGGACACCGTGGACACCGCCGAGCTGCTCGCCATCCTGCGCCGCACCCTGCCGCTCTACCTGGTGCCCACCGAGGTCGTCGTACGCCACGAGCTGCCGCGCGGTCCCAACGGCAAGTTCGACCGGGTGCTGCTGCGCCAGCAGCTCGAGAGCACGGGCGCCGCCGCCGACACCCACGACAGCTCGGAGAGCCACGCATGA
- a CDS encoding O-antigen ligase family protein → MSVTGTAFVGVEGTDTRRGADATTVLTLYLVLLWLIPSSMVVPALGSAGSPANLLGIAAFFWWVWFHVRRTEVSGVGLQPVRAAMLGWLLIMLMVYANAMAGPIPSDEISVADNGILRLVGMAGILLTANDGISSTERLHALLRRLALAAGAVAVLGFVQYVTHQLWIDRLSIPGLTPGAVVELGARAGFARPSGTSASAIEYGVVLAMALPIMIALASGDHRRRWVFRLLLVPMVLSIYLSVSRSAYLCALVGLFVMALSWTNRQRLQALAIMGVASVAMYLAVPGLLGTILGLFSDADEDPSVSSRTGSYEIASEFVANSPVIGRGFGTFLPKYWILDNGYLGLLIEGGVVGLLGFLAVLTAGILAARRALATTDHDGRLLARAVMASIVAGASCLAFFDTFAFPQTSACVFLVLGIAGAMRRLQAAERTAPASGSTAESSPESSPEPSPQVSAESAPSSPAPPR, encoded by the coding sequence ATGAGCGTGACAGGGACGGCGTTCGTCGGCGTCGAGGGCACCGACACCCGTCGCGGCGCCGACGCGACGACGGTCCTGACCCTCTACCTGGTGCTGCTGTGGCTGATCCCGTCGTCCATGGTCGTGCCCGCGCTGGGCAGCGCCGGCAGCCCGGCCAACCTGCTCGGCATCGCGGCCTTCTTCTGGTGGGTGTGGTTCCACGTCCGCCGCACGGAGGTGAGCGGTGTCGGGCTCCAGCCGGTGCGCGCGGCGATGCTCGGCTGGCTGCTGATCATGCTGATGGTCTACGCCAACGCCATGGCCGGACCGATCCCCAGCGACGAGATCAGCGTCGCCGACAACGGCATCCTCCGGCTGGTCGGCATGGCCGGCATCCTGCTCACGGCCAACGACGGCATCAGCTCGACGGAGCGGTTGCACGCGCTGCTGCGCCGCCTTGCCCTGGCCGCCGGGGCGGTCGCGGTCCTCGGCTTCGTCCAGTACGTCACCCACCAGCTGTGGATCGACCGGCTGTCCATCCCCGGCCTGACCCCGGGTGCGGTCGTCGAGCTGGGCGCCCGGGCCGGCTTCGCCCGGCCGAGCGGCACCTCGGCCAGCGCCATCGAGTACGGCGTCGTGCTCGCGATGGCGCTCCCGATCATGATCGCCCTGGCGAGCGGCGACCACCGCCGGCGGTGGGTCTTCCGGCTGCTGCTCGTGCCGATGGTGCTGTCCATCTACCTGTCGGTGTCCCGGTCGGCCTACCTGTGCGCGCTCGTCGGGCTCTTCGTGATGGCCCTGTCCTGGACCAACCGCCAGCGGCTGCAGGCGCTCGCCATCATGGGCGTCGCCTCCGTCGCGATGTACCTCGCCGTGCCGGGCCTGCTCGGCACGATCCTCGGCCTGTTCTCCGACGCCGACGAGGACCCGAGCGTGTCCTCGCGCACGGGCAGCTACGAGATCGCCTCGGAGTTCGTCGCCAACAGCCCGGTCATCGGCCGCGGCTTCGGGACCTTCCTGCCGAAGTACTGGATCCTCGACAACGGCTACCTCGGGCTGCTCATCGAGGGCGGCGTCGTGGGCCTCCTCGGGTTCCTCGCCGTGCTCACCGCCGGGATCCTCGCCGCTCGACGCGCCCTCGCGACGACGGACCACGACGGCCGTCTGCTGGCGCGCGCGGTCATGGCATCCATCGTGGCGGGCGCGAGCTGCCTGGCGTTCTTCGACACCTTCGCGTTCCCGCAGACCTCGGCCTGCGTCTTCCTCGTCCTGGGGATCGCCGGCGCCATGCGGCGGCTGCAGGCGGCTGAGCGCACGGCACCCGCGTCGGGGTCGACCGCCGAGTCGTCACCGGAGTCGTCACCGGAGCCGTCGCCGCAGGTGTCAGCGGAGTCGGCACCGTCGTCGCCGGCGCCTCCTCGCTGA
- a CDS encoding glycosyltransferase family 4 protein produces MSRVLLVSHEASRTGAPRIAALVARGLVEQGHRVRIVSQRPGPLVEDFAAVAPTRVTPLWRTLRRAWARPGRVRSRAAALLEVGTAIAVVAAHRPDLVYVNSTSSAAYVRAATLLRHPAVLHVHESGEVLRGFLGRVGIDGLPGGDVRLVACSPSVADALVGLGAASEDLDLLLSIPDATRLAGAAPQPTVPPRAVVVGCLGAVEHRKGVDLWLQVARSLLDSAPPGSLRFVWVGGGDPPAGAAGLAGVEFAGASADPAADMARFDIMTLPSRDDPFPLVVMEAMLLGKPVVAFDVGGVSHQLGDAGVLVPPEDVESFAREVAALVADAGRREELGARGRERAATLFSWESFEAGLGQVLAKAAR; encoded by the coding sequence GTGAGCCGCGTCCTGCTCGTCAGCCACGAGGCGTCGCGCACCGGTGCTCCCCGCATCGCTGCCCTGGTGGCCCGCGGCCTCGTCGAGCAGGGCCACCGGGTGCGGATCGTCTCGCAGCGACCCGGGCCGCTCGTCGAGGACTTCGCGGCCGTCGCACCGACCCGCGTGACACCGCTGTGGCGGACGCTGCGACGGGCGTGGGCCCGCCCGGGCCGCGTACGGTCGCGTGCCGCCGCCCTGCTCGAGGTCGGTACGGCGATCGCCGTCGTCGCGGCGCACCGCCCCGACCTGGTCTACGTGAACTCGACGTCGTCCGCCGCCTACGTCCGCGCCGCGACCCTGCTCCGCCACCCCGCCGTCCTCCACGTGCACGAGTCCGGCGAGGTGCTGCGCGGCTTCCTGGGGCGCGTCGGGATCGACGGGCTGCCCGGCGGCGACGTCCGGCTCGTCGCCTGCTCGCCCAGCGTCGCCGACGCCCTGGTCGGCCTCGGCGCCGCCTCCGAGGATCTCGACCTCCTGCTCTCGATCCCCGACGCGACACGGCTCGCCGGCGCCGCGCCGCAGCCGACCGTGCCGCCGCGGGCCGTGGTGGTGGGCTGCCTGGGAGCGGTGGAGCACCGCAAGGGCGTCGACCTGTGGCTGCAGGTCGCGCGGTCGCTGCTCGACTCCGCCCCGCCCGGCAGCCTGCGGTTCGTGTGGGTCGGGGGCGGTGACCCGCCCGCCGGGGCCGCCGGCCTCGCCGGGGTGGAGTTCGCGGGCGCCTCCGCCGATCCCGCCGCCGACATGGCGCGCTTCGACATCATGACCCTGCCCTCGCGCGACGACCCGTTCCCGCTCGTCGTGATGGAGGCGATGCTGCTCGGCAAGCCGGTCGTGGCCTTCGACGTCGGCGGTGTCTCCCACCAGCTCGGCGACGCGGGGGTGCTCGTCCCGCCCGAGGACGTCGAGTCCTTCGCCCGCGAGGTGGCCGCCCTGGTCGCCGACGCCGGACGCCGCGAGGAGCTCGGCGCACGCGGCCGCGAGCGCGCCGCCACGTTGTTCTCGTGGGAGTCGTTCGAGGCGGGGCTCGGCCAGGTCCTGGCCAAGGCCGCTCGCTGA